A stretch of the Ornithodoros turicata isolate Travis chromosome 4, ASM3712646v1, whole genome shotgun sequence genome encodes the following:
- the LOC135390682 gene encoding membrane-associated protein Hem-like isoform X4: MARSLQVSQQRIAEKLTILNDRGIGMLTRIYNIKKACGDAKSKPSFLSDKSLESAIKHVVRRFPNIDIRGNSAQLTAVYSIRQDIMKSLSLYYYTFVDLLDFRDHVNELLTTMDSFQLHLDIALNFDIAKGYLDLVVSYVTLMILLSRVEDRKAVLGLFNTAHEMTHGHSDNSFPRLGHMIIEYDPPLKKLSDEFVPHSKMLFQVLMSLQQVFPRRNLTADDWRKSQMLSLLVAPAQMLTPAQTETMPCEYLSLETMERWIIFGFLLIHPYLQQPPAQALFQGALSNGWAVTLFRDEVLQVHAYAQQFFESLKGHGKRASEVKEAFSAALQTAPLVHRERRKFLRSALKELALVLAEQPGLLGPKALYVFMGLSLARDEVCWLIRHCENPPTRTPARSRSLQGEDLIDRQLPELLFHMEELRGLVRRYAQIFQLYYVQYLAGFDAPALNLLLQQLSGIPEEDAALLSTACATIGALGPRQVEEKQTLDLRGLRLDWFRLQLHASAQRYPLSLREHPELAVLMNTLVFHTKMVDYLDRVVVDTSDLSIFCFFSRIFEDQFHLCLEFPAQTRYIIAFPLICSHFMNCTHELCPEERHHIGDRSLTLVNAFLDEMSKEAKNIITTICDEQCMLSDRLLPKHVAPQIAHVVNKKKRDKKPRPPPSERDRPGAESYRRTREELFTMDKLHMALTELCFAINYCSTIHVWEHTFAPREYLSQHLENRFNKALVGMVMYNPDNNEIAKPSELLSSVQAYMSVLQSIENYVNLDITRVFNNVLLQQTQAQDSHGDKTIATLYTNWYLEVLLRKVTAGQICYSPFQSAFVNLLNDGQVPFTAEEFSDVNELRSLAELIGPYGMKFLNESLMWHIASQVNELKKIVVQNRDILMELRSNYDKPEQMKELFRKLQHVDSVLQRMTIIGVILCFRALAQEALRDVLSMRIPFLLSSVVDFKHHISNGDSIIVSEMASAAGILCKVDPALVGALRSQKNDLGEDEYQIACLLMVFIAVSLPKLARSEGSVYKASMEAHSNNIHCLAQAINGLAGSLFTLCGQGDIEDRLKEFLALASSSLLRLGQEAERETARESVFLLLHFIVEESPFLTMDLLESCFPYALLRNAAHAVYKVEA; this comes from the exons ATGGCTCGCTCTCTGCAAGTTTCTCAGCAGAGAATAGCTGAAAAGCTAACCATATTAAATGATCGTGGCATTGGAATGCTCACGAGAATATATAACATCAAGAAG GCATGTGGAGACGCAAAGTCCAAGCCGTCTTTTCTTTCGGACAAAAGTCTGGAGTCTGCAATCAAGCATGTCGTCCGGCGCTTTCCCAACATAGATATCCGGGGAAACAGC GCACAACTAACGGCGGTTTACAGTATAAGACAGGATATTATGAAGTCTTTGTCGTTATACTACTACACGTTTGTTGACCTCCTCGACTTTAGA GACCATGTCAACGAACTCCTTACTACGATGGATTCATTCCAACTTCACCTTGACATT GCCCTAAACTTCGACATAGCAAAAGGGTACCTCGACTTGGTAGTGTCGTACGTCACGTTGATGATCCTGCTGTCACGCGTCGAAGACCGCAAGGCCGTCCTCGGCCTCTTCAACACCGCGCACGAGATGACGCACGGCCACAGTGACAACAGCTTTCCGCGCCTGGGTCACATGATCATTGAGTACGATCCGCCGCTGAAGAAGCTGTCGGACGAGTTTGTGCCGCATTCTAAG ATGCTGTTCCAGGTGCTGATGTCACTGCAGCAAGTTTTCCCACGGAGGAACCTCACCGCGGATGACTGGCGCAAGAGTCAGATGCTGAGTCTTCTGGTGGCTCCTGCGCAGATGCTGACACCAGCACAGACTGAAACG ATGCCGTGCGAATACCTGTCTCTGGAAACCATGGAACGTTGGATCATAT tcggTTTCCTGCTCATTCATCCATACCTGCAACAGCCACCGGCTCAAGCTCTGTTTCAAGGGGCGCTGTCCAACGGTTGGGCCGTGACGCTATTCCGAGATGAAGTCTTGCAG GTTCACGCGTATGCCCAGCAGTTCTTCGAAAGCCTCAAGGGACACGGAAAGAGGGCTTCTGAAGTGAAGGAAGCCTTCAGCGCAGCCCTCCAGACGGCTCCACTGGTGCATCGGGAGCGAAGGAAATTCCTCCGATCTGCGCTGAAGGAGCTCGCCTTGGTGTTGGCGGAACAGCCCGGTCTTTTAGGACCCAAG GCCCTCTATGTCTTCATGGGCCTGTCCTTGGCTCGTGACGAAGTTTGCTGGTTGATCCGACACTGCGAGAACCCTCCAACACGTACTCCGGCACGGTCGCGGAGCCTTCAGGGAGAAGACCTGATTGACCGCCAGCTCCCCGAACTGCTCTTCCACATGGAAGAGCTCCGCGGGCTGGTCCGGCGCTATGCTCAGATCTTCCAACTGTACTACGTGCAATACCTGGCGGGCTTTGATGCTCCGGCCCTGAACCTTCTGCTTCAGCAACTGTCTGGCATTCCCGAGGAAGACGCTGCTCTCCTTTCCACGGCGTGTGCGACCATCGGAGCTTTGGGACCACGACAG GTCGAAGAGAAGCAGACCCTTGACCTGCGCGGCCTGCGCCTCGACTGGTTTCGACTGCAGCTGCACGCTAGTGCTCAGCGCTATCCGCTCAGCCTGCGAGAACATCCCGAGCTCGCTGTTCTCATGAACACGTTAGTGTTTCACACCAAGATGGTGGACTACCTAGACAGGGTAGTCGTCGATACTTCGGACCTTTCCATTTTCTG tttCTTCAGTCGTATCTTCGAAGACCAGTTCCACCTGTGCTTGGAGTTCCCAGCGCAGACGCGATACATCATAGCGTTTCCCCTTATCTGTTCCCACTTCATGAATTGCACGCACGAGCTTTGTCCAGAAGAA CGCCACCATATCGGAGACCGGAGCCTGACCCTGGTCAACGCCTTCCTCGACGAGATGTCGAAAGAGGCGAAGAACATCATCACGACCATCTGCGACGAGCAGTGCATGCTCAGCGACCGACTGCTTCCCAAACACGTGGCTCCGCAGATAGCCCATGTGGTGAACAAGAAGAAGCGGGACAAGAAGCCCCGACCCCCTCCCAGCGAACGGGATCGCCCGGGAGCAGAGAGTTACCGGAGGACGCGGGAGGAGTTGTTCAC GATGGACAAActgcacatggctctgacagAGCTGTGCTTTGCGATCAACTACTGCAGCACGATCCACGTCTGGGAGCACACGTTTGCGCCCAGAGAGTACCTGTCGCAACACCTGGAGAACCGCTTCAACAA GGCACTGGTGGGCATGGTGATGTACAACCCGGACAACAACGAAATTGCCAAGCCTTCCGAGCTGCTGTCGAGTGTTCAGGCGTACATGAGCGTGCTCCAGAGCATCGAGAATTACG TGAACCTCGACATCACGCGGGTTTTCAACAACGTTCTGTTGCAACAGACGCAGGCACAGGACAGTCACGGCGACAAAACTATCGCTACGCTTTACACCAACTG GTACCTGGAAGTTCTGCTACGAAAGGTGACAGCGGGGCAGATCTGCTACTCGCCCTTCCAGAGTGCCTTTGTCAACCTTCTCAACGACGGGCAGGTGCCGTTTACCGCGGAGGAGTTCTCCGATGTCAACG AGCTGCGATCGCTAGCCGAACTGATTGGTCCTTACGGAATGAAGTTTCTGAACGAGAGCTTGATGTGGCACATTGCGAGCCAGGTTAACGAACTCAAG AAAATTGTCGTACAAAATCGAGACATCCTCATGGAACTACGATCGAACTACGACAAGCCCGAGCAAATGAAGGAGCTCTTCCGAAAGTTGCAAC ATGTAGACAGCGTGTTGCAGAGGATGACCATCATTGGTGTGATCCTGTGTTTCCGAGCTCTGGCGCAAGAAGCATTGAGAGAT GTCTTATCTATGAGAATTCCATTCCTGTTGAGTTCTGTCGTGGACTTCAAGCATCACATTTCAAATGGAGACTCAATC ATTGTGAGCGAGATGGCGTCAGCAGCGGGAATTCTCTGCAAGGTAGACCCTGCATTGGTTGGAGCGCTCAGATCACAAAAGAATG ATTTGGGAGAGGACGAGTATCAGATAGCTTGCCTGCTGATGGTGTTCATTGCTGTGTCACTCCCCAAGCTCGCCAGAAGCGAGGGTTCCGTCTACAAGGCGAGCATGGAAG CCCACAGCAACAACATCCACTGCCTCGCGCAAGCCATCAATGGTTTGGCAGGATCCCTCTTCACCCTTTGTGGGCAGGGAGACATCGAGGACCGTCTCAAGGAGTTCCTAGCGCTGGCCTCCTCCAGTCTCCTGAGGCTGGGTCAGGAAGCGGAGCGGGAGACGGCGAGGGAGTCGGTCTTCCTCTTGCTCCACTTCATCGTCGAAGAGTCGCCGTTCCTCACGATGGACCTGCTGGAGTCGTGCTTCCCGTACGCGCTGCTCCGCAACGCCGCTCACGCTGTGTACAAGGTTGAAGCTTGA